One Aegilops tauschii subsp. strangulata cultivar AL8/78 chromosome 2, Aet v6.0, whole genome shotgun sequence genomic window, GCATCGGCTATAATGTCATTACTTAAGAACCACGCTCATGTTGGTTATAGTTGGTTGTCTTAAATATACATCTACATCTACGATACATCATGCAATGCACCGGGAGATTCCTCTGACCCAAGAGCATAAAAAACCATCGATGTCCGGCTGTCATTCTAGCATCTGCGATGATTGTTTTTCTCCAAGTTCATTACTCTATATGCCAGTGTAAGTTTAATTTTGTGTTCGTTCAAGGTCCAGTAGTTGCAGAGTTGTCCAGGTACGCGCGTAAGTACGTATATATATACATGCCGGCGGCTCCAACTGACACCACGAGCAGCCTGCGGCCGCAGTTGTATTTCCATTTGATTCGAGGTTACATGTATGCACATGGGGTGGACGCTCCCTTTATAAATGCATGCACATGGGGTGGACTTCTCTCTCATGGTCTCATGACATATGCCATGCATGTCTGCTCAGCACCAGTGGATTCAGCAAACATAACTATGGCGGAACGAACGATGCATATTCTCCAGATGTATTTACCTTAGGGAATATATACTTCCtccatttctaaatataagtctttttagagatttcaataaagactatatacggatgtatacagacatattttagagtgtagatttactcattttgctccgtagcattcaaatctctaaaagacttatatttaggaatggaggtagTACATACGAGCAACAAACATATTACATAAAGTGCGGTTATTGTCATCTATGCCAATGGTTTTCTGAAATTTTGTATTATGTGCCATGGTTTTAAATTTCAGTTTCATAAGTATTGCAGCGTTTTGTCAAAGTCACCGAATTTCACTCATATTCAGTCATTTCGGTTTTCATTTCGGGCGAAACACCGAATTTTTTATTGATTTTGACTGAAATCCAACCAGATCCTTTAAAAACAATTTGACAATGTGTGTAACACCGGTTTCTGAAATATTTTGACTGTAAGTAAATAATTTCAGTATACACCGAGATTAACACGAAAGTGCACTAAAAGTGAAAACAATTCTATGTGCGCAAGGATAAACCAATGGAAGGTTTATATGTAGGTATACAATACAGAATGCACACAGATTTCTGTGATTGCGAGAATGATAAAAACGTTCCATGTCCCACCGTCATCACTCTAACAGCCATGAGGGCGAAGCTGCTACTATGCTTGTTTCGGATTGCTTCTCCAACTTGGTAATTGTACATATGGACCTTGAACATCGTTTTTTCTCCTTGTCCGGCAACTTGAATTGATAGAAGCTACATATGATGCCTCGTCGAACAGCCACTCGTATTGTGAGAGGTCGCTATTTTTTACCGTCATAATGCATACGTCTCTCTCTTGTCATGACCATGCATGTCTAACTGGCACGAGTGGCTGCACCAAGTTGTTTTACATACGATGGCTCAACCACTCAATATTCATCTGTTTTTATTGATTGGGAAAGTACTGGCTGCACCCACCTTCGGTGCACCCATGATGCACCCACGCAAGAAAACATAGcaaaatattttaaaaaaatctGAAACTTTGTGGGAATGATCATCAACAAATGTTATGGAGGCTTGCAATGTTTGATAGTCAAATAACATTCAAGGAGCTCtctacaaaaaagacaaaattaCAAAATGTAAGTGCACTTGTAATTTTGTCACGTACGAGATCCCGGTTAATAGGCTATGTGCATCACTCATGCAAATGCTGAGGCTTTTCGGACTTTTCGAAAAAGGTTGGATCATACACTACCGCAGAATTGTTTACAAGTGGTGGGCCCAGAACGCCTACTAATGGCATGTCACTGCTGATGATTATTCCTAGTGAATGGGACACGTGGCGCGCCAtctacgtgtgtgtgtgtgtgtgtgtgtgtgtgtgtgtgttttctgGTCTTGACTGCCAACGCCACCACCCACCACTAAATATCATTGGTGGCGTCATATTACTGGTGTTGGGTGTTCATGCCACCAATATCCTTATTGCCACGCCACCACTACCCTTTTCTGCACTAGTGTAACAACTAGTTTCCAACCCACCACCCGACCTCCATACACCCACCGGCAAAAAAAGGTGAACAATGACAACTCAACCAACACCTGTGTTGAGAAGGCGGCACCTAGGAGGCACTTAGACGATAGGCAATGACCAAAAACCTCTCCTAAGGAATCATCAGAAGTCTATAAGGGGCAAGCAATAAACTTTTAACTTCATTGAGAAATCATGCCTATAACTCTAGTAGTCAAAATTGATTGTCTGAAATCAGCGTAGGTGGCTAGGATTCCTCCAAGCATTTCTAATTGGGTGTGAACTCTAATAACTTGACAAATAAATTAACTGAAAGAAAATGGTAAAACTATGTCCATCATAGCTTCCTGCAGAACTTGTTTAGGCTCGCTCTGCTTTATGGTTTAAAAgttataaaaaatataaaatagtgGAGCATCTCTCTAATGTAATAAGATGATCCAACAGAGGGATTGTGAAAATATGCGTTTATGTGTCCTCGGCAAAAAAAACAAGCATTTCAACTCACAACGAGATGAATATATATTGAACTACATGTTTTTTTGTCCAGGACACATAAAGTTGTAATTTTGCAATCGCTTCGTTGGATCAAGTTATATTACAAATGTGTTGTTTCAGTTTCTTTTTAGAATTTGTGGAAACTTTTATACTGTTGAAAACCTTAACTAGTTCTGTGGCAAGCTATGATGGAAAATCCTACTccgaaaaaaatataaaaataaaaatgtATGAGAAACTAATTTATAAAATACAGACAGGGCCGGCTCTGGTGTATGACCAGAGTGGCGATGGCCCAGGGCCCAGGCATGGGGTCCCAAAATCTGGTATGCATGTATAGTATAGCCAAGGAAAAAATAGGTATGGAAAAAAAATACAGGAGAAAACGAGCAAGATGGGCTAGTCCAAATTGCCTTCACTGATTGATAGCCCTTGGTGAAGCATCGCCAGGCCATGCCGCTTTGTCTCTTCATCAATCTGAATATCTGATCGCTTCTCTTCATCAAGACGTCAACCATAGCTTGGCCGCTCCGGATTCTGCACGCAGCAGCCTTCTATTCTTGTTGACTCATGCCACTACATAGCATCCCATTATTCCCATAGGGGCATAGATAGCCACCCAGAAGGGTAGCGTAACTTGGAGAGTCGTCCCAACAGTCCTAATTTGGTCGAAGTTTATCTTATTTCATAGCATTACATAATATTTCATTGGGTTATCTTTTTGTTTCAAAGtttgttactccctccgtcccatattGTTTGACGGTCAAACCGATGTATCTAGATACTCCCTCTGACTCATATTATTTGACACTCAAACAGATGGTTCTAGACCTCATATTATTGGACGCTCAAAGGGATGTATCTAAACGTAGATACATCCCACGTACATTATAATGTTTCATTGTGTACCAGTAAAAGGGAGTGCACTCGTCAGGTTTTTACTAAGCTTTGTGAGATTTTGTGTGCGTGTCTCAAGGTGTATCTTAATGCGTCGAAATATATGAAAATATTCTGAACGCACGAATCTCAACGCTTGGTCAACGTGCACTTTATAGTGGACGTGGTAGAAAAAAATCATTGTCTTTCCCAAGTGGCTCCCATTTCTTTTCCGTGCAAGCACACAAGTAACTATTGTCATGCTTGCGTGCAAGGTTCAGCTTTATCACTTTCAGAAATGCCCACGGAAATCGACCAGCCAGGAGAGACATGTGGGAAATTCAAGTGAGTTAAAAATTACTcactccgtcccataatgtattGTCAAAATATGTCTTACATTTTAGGATTGAGGGAGTACATACTTATACACAATTGATCTGGATAATGTTCGAAACCTGAAACTCTTGCTTTCAGCGTGTGAGCAAATGTCAGGTCTCAAAATAAACTTCCATAAAAGCGATTGAGAAGTCGTTGAGGCGGCGGCCGATTATGCCGACCTATTTGGTTGCGCACATGGCCAATTCCCGATTAAATATCTGGGAATACCGATTCATTATCGACGCCTCACCATTGTGGAGTGGAAGCATGTAGAGGAGCGTCTAGAGAAACGGTTGAGTAGTTGGAAAGGCAAACTACTCTCAATTGGAGGACGATTGGTTTTGATTAACTCTGTCCTCATAAATATGGTTCTCTATATGCTTTCTTTCTTCCAACTCCCAAAAGAGGTCCTACAAAGACTGTGTTATTTTAGATCCAGATTCTTTTGGCAGGGAGAAGGTGAAAAGAAAAAATACAGGCTGGCCAAATGGAGCGTGGTTTGTAGGCCGAAAGACCAAGGAGGGCTCGGAATTCATGACTTGCAGGTCAAAAATGAGGCCCTACTCAGTAAATGGTTGTTCAAATTTCTTACTGTGGATGGTGTTTGGCAAACCATGCTGCGCAACAAGTATCTAGGTCAAAAGACGGTGTCCCTGGCATTTTGGAAACCTGGCGATTCGCACTTTTGGGCTGGCCTAATGGAGGCAAAGAAACATCTCTTTCGCCTTGGGTTTTTCGCGATAAAGGATGGGTCGGTGATTCGTTTTTGGGAAGACATCTGGCTAGGCAATGCCAGTCTCCGAGAAAAATATCCAGGCTTATACCACATTGTTCGCGATAAGAATAATACCATTGCGCAAGTGCTCAGTTCATCCCCGCCGAATATTTCGTTGAGGCGGGATTTGATTGGCCCCCGACTTGTGTCATGGCATAATCTTTTATCCCGACTGGATTCGATTAACCTGACACAAGGCCGGGATGTGTTTCGCTGGAACCTTACTACATCAGGGTCTTTCACTGTAGACTCTATGTATCGTGCGCTCACACATTCTGAGGTACCAGTGAGTAATGACAAGAAAATTTGGAAGTCCAAGATTCCACTAAAAGTGAAAATTTTCATGTGGTATCTTCGTAGGGGAGTTGTGTTATCAAAAGACAATCTCGCACGACACAACTGGCAAGGGAGTAAGAAGTGTTGTTTTCGTACTCATGACGAGACAATCAAACACCTCCTTTTCCAATGCAAGTTTACACGTTCTACGTGGCCAGTCATCCAAATAGCGTCAAATTAGTATCCGCCCATAAGTGTTGCCAATATTTTTGGTCATTGGTTGGACGATATTTCAAATAGGTTCAAAACGCTAATAAGGGTGGGAGCGTATGCCTTAATTTGGTCGCTTTGactatgtagaaatgatttggtttttaatgAAAAAAATGCTTCTTCTCTACAGGTTATTTTCTGGTGTACGCAATTGCTACGTATGTGGTCTATGTTACAACGACCAGAGGACCAACCACTATTCAGGGCGGTGTGTATGCGATTGGAGCAGGTGGCTATGGAGGGTTTTTCCCCAACATGGGTGGCAACATAACCTTCGGATCGATCCAACACCTCCATCGACATAGGCATAGTGTCGGTCTATAGGGCTCTACTGTTGCCAATTTGTCGGGTTTTTTTCATCATTTTTTGTCTGACCTTCATATGGGGCCGTGTGCATCCtaattatgcagaggccgggtgttacTCATAATGCTTTGTACCCGCTTGATGCTACATTTTGAGATAATAAAATcgccctttatcgaaaaaaaATACAGAAGCTGATCGATGCTTATCTAGTACTCATTCCTGACCTTTCCGGAACAAGACTTCAatagcatatatatatatatatatatatatatatatatatatatatatatatatatatatatatatatatatatataactacaATTATATAGCCGGCCGATGAAATGAACGTCCTAGCTTAATTAGTCATGGTTATAATTAATTACAATTTACACCAACTTTTAAACACACCTAGCTAGAGAGTTCAAACCAATCATCCGTACCAAAAAGTCGAGTTCAAAGAATTGAAAAAAATACCGCCACCCTTAAAATACGTTATTAGCATATGCTAGTGTGCAGTTAGCAGACATTGTATATTAATTTATTTAGCGAGTGTGCACTATTTATTGGTCAGTGGTTCAAACCaaggtatacatgcatgtgtacCTAGTTTGGACACTGGACTACGGAATCGTCCGCATCTTCTTCCTTAGGACACGAGCACCCCCTAATCAAGCACAGTACGTACTTACAATGgcatcttcttctccttcttctggGTCATCGACGGCGAACCAGATAATTCCACCAACCAACAACGATGACAGTGAGATAGGAGCTGCCGGCACGGCATCACCAATGACTACCATGAACAAGGCCATGTCGAGCGTCGCGAACCTTGCGCAGCTCATGCCCACGGGCATGGTGCTGACTTACCAGGCGTTGGCCGCGTCCTTCACCAACTACAGCAAGTGCGATACCTCCAACCAGTGGCTCACCACGGTGCTGGTTGCTGTCCTCGCCTCCGCCTGCCTCTTCTTCTCCTTCACCGACAGTGTCGTGGGTCACCGCGACGGAAAGCTATATTACGGCTTCGCCACATTGCGTGGCTTCAACGTGTTCAACTTCTCCAGCGAGGAGGAAAAGTAGGAGTGGAATGATCTCGACCAATTCCGGAGGCTCCGCCTTCAGCCGCTGGACTTCATGCATGCCTTCTTCACGGCGGTGGTTTTCCTCACAATGGCGTTCAGCGATGTGGGGCTGCAAAACTGCTTCTTCCCGGATGGAAGCAGGAACACACAGCAGCTGCTCAAGAACCTGCCACTGGGAATGGCGTTTCTGTCCGGCTTTGTGTTCATCATCTTCCCCACCAAAAGGAAGGGCATCGGATTCAATGACACGACTCCTCACCAGAAACTCGTCCATCCCTTGAACAAAGTTTGATACCAAGAATTTGAAGAACAAAAGATCAGTGAAAGCGTACATAGTTGCCACCCATGTTAGACTAAGTGTTCATTAATTTTATGCTGCCATGTAATATGATAGGGTGGATATTTCTATCGTTTGTTTTTGTTCGGGTAGGGTTTCCTATCAACTTTTTCGCTccatagtgtgtgtgtgtgtcgatTGCAGACATACACGATGTTGGTTTCTTAATATTCTCTTCCGGTATCACCATGAGTGTTCAACTTCCAGTGTCTTGTTTGTTGTAATCAGACAATTTAGTTCTATTATGTCATAGTAGTGAAAACGGGAGTAGAccagttcaaaaaaatgaattaATAGAAAATAATGGAATGTGTGATAAATGTTGCTTCACTGTATATTATATCACCAGAGGAACACATGAAGTTTTCCAAGTATATATATTGTATGTTATAGTTTCCTATAAACAAAGAGTTTTTCTGCCAAAAGAAATCAATTGTACAAGTCCGTAGTAAGCATCCCAACCACCTAGGACAATCACAACAATCCATTCACTTTGTTTGCTTTAAGATAGATGTTTTTATTTTACAAAAATGTCATGAACTAAATCCAGTTTGCCTCAAGAGTTCTCTCCTATTTTGCGACACAACACCTCTTTCTTACCCCTCTTCATCATACCCCCACTTCATTTACAATTATTAACGTAATTGTATAAACTAATTAGTACATAAATGCATAAACTAATTAGTACATAAATTTATGATAAGTATTTAAATTAATTGGGACAAACATCTAAATATGGATAACTACACAAAAATAATAATGGTATATGCAAATACATGCATGTTTCGCTCGTGTAAAACAACAAAATTGAATATGTGTATTTCTAGTACATATGTAACAACCAACCTCCAACCTCTGGTTGGATGGTTGGGAGAATGGATGTACCCCAACCCACCAAGAGCGAACTCCAGATTTGCCTCTGTGGTTTCTTATAAATGTGGATGTACCCCAACGTTGAGCTGGGCTACTCCAATCTGACAGACATTGTGTGAGTGCGTGCAAGTGATGGTATGGTGTGAGTGCATCTGTGTTGTACTTGGTGCTTCTAAAAAAATTATATCCTTGTTGTCACAAGTTCTACGGTTCCAAAATTTTCACAGACCTGTGGTTCCTCACGGGAAATACACTTTGGAACCTGGTTGTATATACGCCCTATATGGGGATTTTTTTAGAATTAAACAAGAAGTCAAAATTGTTTAGAAGTTTTTCTAGAATAAACTTGACTTTCTTTTGCACTAGCATATAAATTTTCACGAAAAAAACCAATGTTGACTTCAGCGCAAAAAAGACGAAATTTATTTGCTATTATAGATCACTATTTACACTATTCTAGCCAAAAAATGTCTTTAAAAAAGAAGTCAAAGGGGGTTTTCTTTTTGTGGAATTTTTCTCACAAGTACAATGAAAGGTCatgtttatttcaaaaatatcttTAAATTTTTTGACTTTTTGTTGAATTACTAAATTTTCTCACAAGTACGCCCAGGAACCAAACGTTCCGCGTCCGGTTCCTCACTTCCAAAATGCATGGCCTCTTTTGTTCTGTTATGCTTTGAGCAGTAATAACTTTATTCGTATAAATTTTGTGTGCAATGTAATTTTGAACGCGGTAGATCTAAGGAGGAAATTAACTTGAGTAAAAAGTGGCGTACATGCGTACAAGCCGTTGACTAGCATATATTTACCAATTAAATTCACGTGCTGGCTGCTAACTACACAGCTCATATGAGTTGGTTATAAGTTGATTAACCATTAATCAAAACTAGCTAGAGAGTTGATGTCCAGGTACATGCACTCATGTAGAGCCCTTCAGCATGCAGCAATACCAAGTAAGACTAACCAACGCGCCAACCTAGCTAATTTGGACATTGGAATCATTCCCATAGGATTTCTGTGTCTATATAAACAGCTACTTGTCGATCAGCATGGAGTACGCATTCCTACTTTCCTAGCTAGCACAGTAAGTACaatgtcctcttcttcttcgttgtcgTCTACGGCGATCCAGATACATCCACTGACCAAGGAGGACGACCATGAGATAACAGTTGCCCGCACAGCACCGCCAATGACTACCAAGGGGCCTGCACCGGCCACGGTCATGTCGAGCGTCGCGAACCTGGCGCAGCTCCTGCCAACAGGCACGGTGCTGGCCTACCAGGCACTGTCCCCGTCCTTCACCAACCATGGCAAGTGCGAGACCTCCAACCAGTGGCTCACTGGGACGCTGGTCACTGTCCTTGCCTTCGCGTGCCTCTTCTTCTCCTTCACCGATAGCATCGTTGGTCGCCGCGATGGAAAGCTATATTACGGCTTTGCCACACCGTGTGGCTTCAACGTGTTCAACTTCTCCAGCGAGGAGGAGAGGCAGGAGTGGAACGATCTTGATCAGTTCCGGAGGCTCCGCCTCCGGCCGCTGGACTTCATGCACGCCTTCTTCGCGGCTGTGGTTTTCCTCACGGTGGCGTTCAGCGACGTTGGGCTGCAGAACTGCTTCTTCCCGGACGCCAACAGAAACACCGAAGAGCTGCTCAAGAATCTGCCAATGGGCATGGCGTTTCTGTCCAGCTTTGTGTTCGTCATCTTCCCCACCAAGAGGAAGGGCATTGGATTCTCCGACAACGCTCCTCCCCAGAAGGTCGTGCATCCCTTAAATTGATTAAGTTTGATTACCCATCATTCGAATTTGCTAGTCATGTTTATGAACACTTCCGGAAATTgattgaaaaaaaattaaatccTTCAGGAAATTTTTACTCAATCGGATTTGACGACACCGCTCCTCTCAGGAGTAGAAGGGGCTTGATTGTATCTTAATCGGAGAAAATCATGTACTTTGTGAAGTATACATGTTCAGTGGCTGCCATGGTTGTCTTGTAAACAAATAAATATTTTATGTCAGAAGCAAGTGCAAAATTATGTAGGTGCCGTGCGTCCCTTTTTTGCTTTAAGATCAATGTTCTTATTTGTTCCTTTTGAGCCGAAATAATACAAGGACTAAACTCATCAAGTAATGTTTGTATCCACATCACCTCTGCCATGGCATTGACTATATACTTGCATTTTACTTCTGTGCTAGACGTTTAATTAATTTGGAACTCACAAAATAAGTGTGTTTATTGTTGCTAACGACTTGCTTAATCATGGTTAATGAAGAATGTGCTAGGCTGTCATGTCAATGCACCGAAGATGGGTTAATTGCACCGAATGCGCCCTTTTTGCTCGAATCGGAAAGAGGTGGATACATTTGATAGACGCTAAAGCACAATTaatgttatttatttctttttGCAACGGAAGCACAATACTATTCTTGATCGGAAAAATATGGCGTGAACTATTAGTGTGGCAGTGTGAATGCCACACTGTAACGCCAAATCTCTGTGTTGCATAGCAGATGCGCATTTCGCCATGCTAGTGTTTACATGCATGGTGGTGTCTGACCTTTGCCGTCGTGGGGTAATCCAATATATCCAAATAGTTGATCCACACTAACTATATTTCTCTCAACATGCATCTAACTATGTCAATTCAGGATGTTAGAAAAGGAATAAAGGCCTCGTTCTCTTTCTTCCCGCGGAAGAAAGAGGACCCTTTGGCTAGGGTTTCTTCTGCTTCCCGCCGGTTCCTTGTTCTCTTTAATTCTTTGAAGGACTAATAGTTCGGATCTTAGAACAGAAATATTCACGTCCGTATACAGTTTACGAATCCATGAGGTGATTGTATTTATAGAAAATTAAAACACACAACCTTGGAAAATTTGTTAAGTTTCATGGGCTGGAAGTTAGGTTATAATGTTCGTTAAGAAAAGTGAAACTTGCAGGACACATGCATTGTCGTGTAACCATAGAAGAAATATGATAACAAAGTTATTAAATATTCTAAAACAAAAATTCAAAATATGGATCAATATAGAAAACAAAATAGATGTACTCACATATGCACGTTAGAAGTTATTTGTGTTGTCAAAAATAGTTAGAAACTCACCAACGGGGTGGCCGCGGCACAACCCCTTCTGTTGAACATATTATGTAGGCCTAAACGCATGTATATGGTTAGGATAATCTCCAACCGGCCCCGCCTCTAGTTTCCTTGTATATATGAGTCTGAGGGCTCCCCTTGTACATAGATATGTGCGTTGTGCACCCGATTAATATCGAGAGTTGCATTGCCTTCCAACATGGTATCAGTTTCCTTCCCGATCCTACCCTAGCTTTCCACCTAAGCCCTAGCCGCATCGCcgccgcacccccccccccccccccgtcgctGCTGCCACCaccctcccacgccgccgccgcacacaacctccgccgccgcgcgcgcCTCCCTCCCATCCCATCTCCCTCCTGATCGCCACCTCCCTCCCCTTCCCCGTCCCAATCGCCACTCCTCTCCCCCGTCCCGATCGCCACCACCCACCCGAGCCCCTGACCGGTCGAACCcaaccgcgccgccgccccttTTTGCTGCCGCTCCAAACCCCCCATCTTCTCTGATGGACTCTCCCCACTCCTCCGTCTCCATCCCCTCGAACCCCTTGGACGGTCCGGCTCTTCCTCCGGTGGAACTTGTTCGCGATCTTGACATCTTCGCTCGCGTGCCCATCATCCTGGACTATGCCAACTCCACCTACTACGCCTGGAAAACCTATTTCTTCCTTGTCTTCCGCGAGTACCACCTCATCGACCACGTTGACGGCTCCGTCGACACCAATCTCTTGTTCTCAGATGACGACTGGATGACCATCGACCCCACCATCACCCCCTGGCAGTACCAAACCATCTCCAAGGACCTCTTCCACACCATCGTGTGCGCCACGGATGACGCGCAGACGGTGTGGGCGAAGCTGAACGGGCTCTTCACCGACAACGCCCTCCAGCGCCGCGTGTTTCTTCAGCGGGAATTTTTTGGCTGCCATCAACATGACTCGTCCATCGACGATTATTGTATGCGCCTTAAGAAACTTGCCGACGAGCTCCGCGACCTCGGGGAGAAGGTCTCCAACGAGCTCCTCCTTAGCACGCTCACCGCCGGTGTGAGCGAAGACTTCAGCAACGAGGCCTCCAACCTCactgtaacagccccaaaattgggttatcaatttttgtgctgttattccttcctggcactcattttcaaaattttctcctgagtttgctggatgactctgATGATTCTTGTCATTTTCAACCCTTCAAAAtcttgctcatgtctttttcagtgggcaagacctcatttgcatcatctcaaaccctaaattccaaatttttggaattttaaTGTGgcccttgtgattacaaaggagccatcatTTTCCCTGATCTGTTAATCATTCCAATTGGTCCCAGGGACCATTCTACCTTTctgaaccttggatatgcaaaaatattgctaa contains:
- the LOC109783753 gene encoding protein DMP10-like; this encodes MTTKGPAPATVMSSVANLAQLLPTGTVLAYQALSPSFTNHGKCETSNQWLTGTLVTVLAFACLFFSFTDSIVGRRDGKLYYGFATPCGFNVFNFSSEEERQEWNDLDQFRRLRLRPLDFMHAFFAAVVFLTVAFSDVGLQNCFFPDANRNTEELLKNLPMGMAFLSSFVFVIFPTKRKGIGFSDNAPPQKVVHPLN